One genomic region from Cydia pomonella isolate Wapato2018A chromosome 4, ilCydPomo1, whole genome shotgun sequence encodes:
- the LOC133517339 gene encoding uncharacterized protein LOC133517339 isoform X1: protein MFKFGGWKASLNLSGVSRRREVYDNGPDLSTGGAYRSHREEFFGRNSTTEPPKKLTPSMVKLPPSNETLKTSKSASDLKDTYNLPPQLRKSTPDVSTDPRGGPSNNRDSSVLYKNAKKNKKDDKKDKENKRAEKQRLAEEKKKAQEQAKQDKLRIQRDKKIAEQQAKDVKARKKESKKALPQASVAKSLVPKEPQKNPLGRVATNTLESSISRSSGPPPYTEQTPQEKQLNKNDSTGNTSFGKPIENSSWDLISEHRNQMNRNPVAGGSRQKQMVLDLQLSFDKAQANDRNNSDV from the exons ATGTTCAAATTCGGAGGATGGAAAGCATCGCTAAATCTCAGTGGCGTTAGTCGCCGTCGGGAGGTGTACGACAATGGGCCAGACTTGTCAACGGGAGGGGCCTACCGGTCGCATCGAGAAGAGTTCTTTG GACGCAACAGTACCACTGAACCACCAAAAAAACTGACGCCATCTATGGTTAAGCTTCCTCCAAGTAATGAAAcgttaaaaacatcaaaaagtgCCAGCGACTTAAAAGACACTTATAATCTACCTCCACAGCTTAGAAAAAGTACACCAGATGTCTCCACTGATCCTAGAGGCGGACCTTCAAATAACAGAGACTCTTCAGTTTTATATAAGAACGCcaaaaagaacaaaaaagaTGATAAAAAAGATAAAGAAAATAAGAGAGCAGAAAAACAGCGGCTAGCAGAAGAAAAGAAGAAAGCTCAGGAACAAGCGAAGCAGGACAAACTAAGAATACAAAGAGATAAAAAGATAGCTGAACAGCAAGCGAAAGATGTTAAAGCAAGgaaaaaagaaagtaaaaaagCTTTGCCGCAAGCGAGCGTGGCGAAGTCTTTAGTACCAAAGGAACCTCAGAAGAATCCTCTAGGAAGGGTGGCGACTAACACTCTAGAAAGTTCTATTAGTCGCAGCAGCGGACCTCCACCTTACACAGAGCAAACTCCACAAGAGAAACAGCTGAATAAAAATGATTCTACAGGCAATACCAGCTTTGGCAAGCCGATAGAAAATAGTAGTTGGGATTTGATATCGGAGCATCGGAATCAGATGAACAGGAATCCTGTCGCTGGTGGATCCAGACAGAAGCAGATGGTGCTGGATCTGCAGCTAAGTTTTGATAAAGCGCAAGCAAATGATAGAAATAATAGTGATGTTTGA
- the LOC133517339 gene encoding uncharacterized protein LOC133517339 isoform X2: MVKLPPSNETLKTSKSASDLKDTYNLPPQLRKSTPDVSTDPRGGPSNNRDSSVLYKNAKKNKKDDKKDKENKRAEKQRLAEEKKKAQEQAKQDKLRIQRDKKIAEQQAKDVKARKKESKKALPQASVAKSLVPKEPQKNPLGRVATNTLESSISRSSGPPPYTEQTPQEKQLNKNDSTGNTSFGKPIENSSWDLISEHRNQMNRNPVAGGSRQKQMVLDLQLSFDKAQANDRNNSDV; this comes from the coding sequence ATGGTTAAGCTTCCTCCAAGTAATGAAAcgttaaaaacatcaaaaagtgCCAGCGACTTAAAAGACACTTATAATCTACCTCCACAGCTTAGAAAAAGTACACCAGATGTCTCCACTGATCCTAGAGGCGGACCTTCAAATAACAGAGACTCTTCAGTTTTATATAAGAACGCcaaaaagaacaaaaaagaTGATAAAAAAGATAAAGAAAATAAGAGAGCAGAAAAACAGCGGCTAGCAGAAGAAAAGAAGAAAGCTCAGGAACAAGCGAAGCAGGACAAACTAAGAATACAAAGAGATAAAAAGATAGCTGAACAGCAAGCGAAAGATGTTAAAGCAAGgaaaaaagaaagtaaaaaagCTTTGCCGCAAGCGAGCGTGGCGAAGTCTTTAGTACCAAAGGAACCTCAGAAGAATCCTCTAGGAAGGGTGGCGACTAACACTCTAGAAAGTTCTATTAGTCGCAGCAGCGGACCTCCACCTTACACAGAGCAAACTCCACAAGAGAAACAGCTGAATAAAAATGATTCTACAGGCAATACCAGCTTTGGCAAGCCGATAGAAAATAGTAGTTGGGATTTGATATCGGAGCATCGGAATCAGATGAACAGGAATCCTGTCGCTGGTGGATCCAGACAGAAGCAGATGGTGCTGGATCTGCAGCTAAGTTTTGATAAAGCGCAAGCAAATGATAGAAATAATAGTGATGTTTGA